The sequence CGCATGCCAGCATTGACCGCGGAACAGGATGCTCTTTTGGCGACAGCTCCCGCTGAAGACCTTCTGGAGCTGGATTTCGTCAAGGGCGTCAAGGACACACTGCACGCCTATCAAATGTCCAAACGTTGCAATTCTCTGCGGGTCAGGGGCGAGGCCATCAACTGGGCAAAACGGAACGCACGGGTGAATGCCATCAGTTCGGGCATCATCGTCACGCCGCTGGCTCATGATGAGCATTACGGTGAGCGCGCTGATTTCTACCAGTCCATGCTGAAGAAGATGCCAGCCGGTCGGGCCGGAACGCCCGATGAAGTAGCGGCGCTGGCTGCTCACATCATGGGCCCAGAAGCTGGTTTCATCACAGGCAGTGACTTCCTGATCGATGGTGGTGCGACAGCCAACTTCTTCTACGGGCCCGATTCGTAGTCGCTTTGCAGTCAGCATTCATGAATGTGAAATATAGGACCTTGCGATTTTAGGTCGCTAATGCCTCGGTGATCCACCTATATACTGCCCCCTCCACAATACAATGAACAGCAATTCAAACCGGGTGGATCACTGAGATCCACTCGTTTTCTAAGGAGACAGCCAATGCTAGGAACAATGCTCTACGGACCCGGCGATGTTCGCTATGAAGAGGTGCCTGAGCCTCAAATCGTTCATCCGACCGATGCCATCATTCGTCTCGCGGCAACCTGCGTATGCGGGTCTGATCTGTGGCCCTATCGTGGCCTGAATGACGTCACCGCCCCGATGGCGATGGGCCATGAATATTGCGGTGTCGTCGAAGCGGTCGGCGACGCCGTTTCCACAGTCAAGCCGGGTGACTTTGTTGTGGGGTCATTCTGCCTGTCCGATAACACCTGCCCGCATTGCGGCCACGGTTTTCATTCCTCCTGCGAACAGCGTGAATTCATGACTGGCGCACAGGCGCCAATGGCTCGCGTGGCTTTGGCTGATGGCACTCTGGTCAAGACCGCCGGACAGCCATCCGAAGACCTCATCCCGCATCTTCTGGCCGCCTCTGACGTGCTCGGCACTGGTTGGTACGCAGCCGATGCAGCACGGGTGCAACCTGGCTCCACCGTTGTCGTGGTGGGGGATGGTGCAGTTGGTCTGATGGGGGTCATGTCCGCCAAACAGATGGGTGCTGGACGGATCATCGCGATGAGCCGTCACAAATCCCGTCAGGATCTTGCTCTGGAATTTGGTGCAACCGACATCGTTGCTGAGCGTGGGGATGAAGGCATCGCCAAGATCCGGGAACTCACCGCCAAAATCGGCGCGGATTCCGTGCTGGAATGTGTCGGCACCGAGCAATCCATGAAGCAGGCGATTGCCTGTGCGCGTCCCGGATCTACGGTTGGTTTTGTCGGTGTGCCTCATGGCGTCAAGATTGACGGTCAGGACCTGTTCTTCGCTCAGGTTGGCCTGATGGGCGGACCGGCTCCGGTGCGCCGCTTCCTGCCTGATCTGATGCAACTGGTTATCGATCGCAAGATCGAACCGGGCAAGGTCTTTGATCTTCAAATCCCGATTGAAGACGTCGCCGAAGGCTACAAAGCCATGGATGAGCGACGCGCGATCAAAACGCTTCTGCGCGTTTAGGATCACAGCACCACGTCAGAAACGCGAAAAGGCAGGGCTTGGCGCGCAAGTCCTGCCTTTTTATATCCGGAGGGTCTTAATCTTGTTGGCGGGGTTTGAACAGAACCGTTGCCATGCAGGCAAAGGTGAACAGGGTCATGATCCAGGCCATGGGCCAAGGCGTGCCGTCACGAAAGACGGTGAGCAGAAGCGACGAAATGATGCCGCTGCCATATTGAAGAGAACCGATCAGAGCCGATGCCGAGCCTGCTGTTTTCAACTCGTCCAGCGCAGCGGCCGTTGCCGTCGCCGCAATGATCCCGTTGAGCGAGAAGAAAACAAACACCGTGACGATGACGAATATCAAGCTGGCAGCACCAGAGTAGACGGCAAGGCTCAGTGCCACTGTGGCGAGAAAGGCTGCTGCGGTCGAAAGTTTGAGAAGCAAATCCATGGAATAGCGCGACAGAAGGAAACGGTTGAAGTAGCTGACAACCATCACGCCGACGACGTTCAAGCCGAACAGATAGCCGTAATATTGATAGTTCACGCCGAAAAAATTGATATAGACAAAGGGAGAGCCGATGATGAAGCCATAGGCGGCGACATAATAGAAGGTGACGCAAAGGGTGTAGCGCATGAATTCCCGGTTCTTCATCAGGGTCGCATAGTTGCGCAAGGCCGAGAGAAGGGAAGAGGATGCAGCATTCTCTTTTGACAGGGTTTCCGGCAATTTGAAGATCGACAGGAACATGAGCAATCCAATGCCGGCAAGCAGCCAGAAAATAGCGTGCCACGTGCTGAAGTGAATGATCTGCCCACCCAGAAGCGGCCCGATGATGGGAGCAACCGCCATTACCATGACAAGCGTTGAAAGCATTTGCGCCGCTTGTGTGCGTGAATAAAGATCGCGGATCATGGCTCTGGACAGCATCGGTCCGGTGCAGGCTCCGAAGGCCTGAAAGACCCGCCAGAAGATGATTTGCTCCATGGACTGCGCCAAAGCGCAGCCAACTGAGCCAACCACAAAGACCAGCATGCCAATGAATAGCGGCTTTCTGCGTCCGATCGAGTCACTGATAGGGCCCCAAACGAGTTGCGCTATCGCGAAACCAATGAGAAAGCCGGTAACGGTCAGTTCTGCGTTGCCGTTCAGCTCTTTCGCCATTATCGGCATGGCGGGCAGATAAATATCCGTCGACAGCGAAGTGAATGCCATCAACGCACTTAGAATGATGATGAAGACGATATGCGCATATGTCGAATGGGTTCGATCTTGTTGATTGGTGTCTATGGTCATGGACTTTCATTATTTGGCTGGATTGCGGGCGGAGGGCCAGATTGCTGGAGGAACTCCTGTCGCGGCCAATATGAGGAAAAATGCTGAGCATGATAAGCTGCACAATATGACTTGCGCTTATACTCAAATTTCATGAATGGTTTTATGACCGCCATTCGACGTTCTCCTGAATTCATTAGTTTCCGATATAAGTTCAATCCACATTCAGCGCCTAATCAATGGAATAAAAAGCGCCTATCTTTGCGTCAAGGGGAGCGCAAGCCGCTCCCACAAGGCAACCCGACGCGTTTGCCTCACCTTTTCAAGGATAGGTTTCATGACAAAAATTCTCATTCTCGGCGCTGCGGGACAGATCGCTCGTGTGACCACAGGTCTGTTTCTGGAGACGACCAATCTGGAACTCGTGCTTTTCGCTCGCAACGCTCGTCGTCTTGATGGGCTTGCAAATAATGACCGTGTCACCATCATCGATGGGGATGTTATGGATGGCGTCAAGCTGGAAGCGGCCATGGCTGGAGTTGATGTGGTTTATGCCAATCTGTCCGGCAACATGGCCGCACAGGCCAGAACCATCATCACGGCCATGCACAATGCCAGGCTCAAACGTCTGATCTTTGTCAGTTCCATGGGCATCTATGGCGAAGTGCCCGGGCAGAGTTATTCCAGCGTGCTCGACCCCTATCGAGACTCCGCTCTCGCCATTGAGGCGTCCAATCTCGACTACACGATCATTCGTCCCGAATGGCTCAACAACCAAGATGAAATCGCCTATGGCACCACGGTCAAGGGCGAGCCTTTCAAGAATCCTGAAGCCTATGTCTCTCGCAAGAGCGTCGGCGATCTGATCGTTAAATGCGCAACTGTTCCGGGCTTCGGCTCGCATGAGAGCTTTGGCGTGCACAAGGACTGATTGCATCAATTTTCGAATGAATCTCAAAAGCAGGAGACAACCATGCAAGGTTTCAATCCTACCATTACCCTCAACAACGGCGTCTCAATGCCTGCCGTTGGCCTTGGCGTCTATCGCTCCAGCCCCGAAGATACTGGTGGTGCAGTGAAAGCGGCTCTTGACGCTGGCTATCGCATGATCGACACGGCTGCTGCCTATGGTAACGAAGCTGAAGTTGGTCACGCCATTCGCGAGAGCGATGTTGCGCGCGATGATGTCTTCATCCAGACCAAGCTCTGGGTCAGCGACTATAGCTATGATGGCGCGGTGCACGGCTTCGAGCGTTCGATGAAGAAACTCGGCTTCGATCAACTCGATCTTTATCTTCTGCACCAGCCTGCACCGGCCGAATTCGAGCGTACCGTTGGTGCTTATAAGGCCGCAGAGAAACTCATGACCGATGGCCGCATCCGCGCCATTGGCGTCAGCAACTTCAGCCCGGCCCATATCGAGCGGCTGATGGCAGAGACCGACATAGTGCCCGCTGTCAATCAGGTCGAGCTGCATCCCTTTTTCACGCAGAAAGCGCTGATCGACTTCCACAAGAAACACAATATTTTCACACAAGCCTGGTCACCCATTGGCGGCGTGCACCGCTATTGGCGCGAGGATGCCAAGCCCGAGGAAGACCCGCTCACCCATCCAGCCATTGCGGCGCTGGCGCAAAAATACGGCAAGAGCCCGGCCCAGATCATCCTGCGTTGGCATCTGGAGCTTGGCATTTCGATCATCCCGAAATCGGTCAAGATGGCTCGCATCATCGAGAATTTCGACATTTTCGACTTCACACTGACGGCGGAAGAAGTCGCCTCTATCGATGCCCTCGACACGGGCAAGCGCGGTGGCCCGGATCCGGAACATTCTGATCGCAAGGCCTTCCCCTTCGTCATCGAAGACTGATCGCAACTACAAACCATTTCAAAGAGAACCAATATGCCCACACACATCAAAGCTGTCGGTACGACAGAAGCCAAGAAACCTTTGGAAGTAATGGATATTGTCCGGCGCGATCTACAGCCGGACGACGTTCAGTTTCAAGTCCTTTACTGCGGCATCTGCCATTCAGACCTGCATCAGATTCACAATGACTTCGGTGCGGGGCATTTCCCAATGGTGCCAGGCCATGAAATCGTCGGCCGCGTGACCGCTGTCGGCAGTGACGTCAAGAGTTTCAAGGTCGGTGATCTTGCCGCTGTTGGCTGTATCGTTGATTCCTGCGGCCATTGCCCGGCCTGCCGTCATGATCTGGAGCAGTTCTGCGAAGGGGAAGAGGGGACGACCCTGTCCTTCAACACGCCGGACAAATATATGGGCGGGATGACCTATGGCGGTTTCTCCCAGACCTATGTCTGCAAGGAGCAATATACCCTGCATGTTCCAGAAAGCCTTGATCTCGCCGCCGCAGCTCCGCTGCTTTGTGCAGGTATCACGGTCTACTCTCCACTCAAGCATTGGGGCGCCGGTGCAGGCAAAACTGTTGGTATCGTTGGCATCGGGGGTCTGGGCCATGTCGCCATCAAGATCGCCAAGGCCATGGGTGCTCACGTGGTGGTCTTTACCACCTCGGCTGCCAAGGTGGATGACGCCAAACGCCTCGGAGCTCATGAGGCCGTGTTGTCGACCGATCCGGAGCAGATGAAGGCCTTTGTCTCCAAAGTCGATATCATCATCGACACGGTCTCTGCCAAGCATGAGATCAATGCGTATCTGAACTTGCTGGCAATCGACGGCTCTCTGGTGCTGGTAGGACTTCCTGCTGCGCCACTGGAAGTGGGAGCCTTCAATGTTGTGAAAGGCCGCCGCAGCTTCTCCGGCTCTAACATCGGCGGCATTGCGGAGACGCAGGAAATGCTCGACTTCTGTGCCGAGCATGACATCGTCGCCGACATCGAACTGATCAAGACTGATCAGATCAATGAAGCTTTCGAGCGTCTTGAAAAGAATGACGTTCGCTACCGCTTCGTGATCGACATGTCGACGCTCAGATGAACGTGGAAACAAGAAAGGCTGGATCTGGTTTCAGATCTAGCCTTTTTGGTTTTCTGGCAAAGCAGGGTTAACGAGCCCGCCAGCGCAGGGCGTCCAATACAATAGCAAAGGCTGAAGAGGCCTGTCGTCGTGACGGATAATAGAGATAGTAGCCGGGAAACGGCGGGCTCCAGTCTTCCAGCGTTGCAACAAGCTCGCCGCTTTTTAGATAGGGCTCGACATGTTGATCAGTCAGGCAGCATAGCCCATGGCCATCGCGGCAGGCCTGAATGATCATGTCCGGATCATCGGATGTGAATTGCCCCTCGACGCGCACATTGAGCGGCTTGCCGTCTTTTTCGAACTCCCATGGGTAAAGCCCGCCCAGCGTCGGCAGGCGCAAATTGATGCATGTATGTTCCGTCAGATCATGGGGTGTTTTCGGGTGTCCGTGTTTTGCGAAATAGTCTGGCGTGCCAACCACCAGCATACGCAGTTCCGGGCCGATTCGGACTGCGATCATATCCTTCTCCACGCTCTCGCCCAGTCTTACCCCGGCATCGAAGCGTTGTTCCACGATGTCCGTCCATTTCGCATCAATCGAAATCTCGATGCGGATATCGGGATATTCCTTCATGATCGGGGCGAGCTTGGGATAGAGAATATCGATGGCTGCCTTACGAGAACTGTTGATGCGAACAAGTCCGGCAGGGCGCGAGCGAAAAACGCTGAGACCGCGCAGCTCATTCTCGATGCTGTCGAGCGAGGGGCGCAGGGTGGCTGCCAGCTTTTCGCCCACCTCAGTAGGCGAGACATTGCGTGTGGTGCGGGTCAGAAGGCGCAGGTCCAGCCGCTCTTCCAGACGCTTGACCGTATGGCTGAGCGATGACTGCGATGTGCCAAGGCGTGCAGCAGCCTTGGTGAAGCTTCTTTCTTCGCAAACGGCCAGAAAGGCGATGAGATCTCCCAGTTCATCTCTCTTCATTCATGAATTTCCAATATCAGCAAAAACGGAAAAATATCTCTAGTTAATTGAAATGGGGCACGACGGGCAGCTTGTCAATGGTGCCAAAGGGTCTCAATTCATGAGCAGTGAATATAGACCCTTGCCAAAATCATCGCCTAATCAAATCAATCGAGAAGACATAAGTTTGCATCATCAATAACAAGACGGGCCAATCTGGCCGAAGGGGTTTTATGATGAAACAGCGTAAACTTGGAAAGTTGGGTCCGGACATTTCTGCCATTGGTCTTGGTTGCATGGGCATGAGTTTCTCTTATGGAGAAATCCCACCGGTCAAAGACATGATCAAGCTCATCCATCAAGCCCATGACCTGGGGGTGACCTTCTTTGATACGGCAGAGATTTATGGCCCCTACACCAACGAATTGCTGGTCGGCGAGGCGTTGGAGCCAATCCGGGACACAGTCGTCCTTGCTACCAAGTTCGGCTTTGAAATCAAGGAGGATGGCGGTTGGCGTGGCACCAATAGCCGACCCGAAAACATCCGTGCGGCGTGCGAAGGTTCTCTCAAGCGCCTGCGCACCGATGTCATTGATCTGTTCTATCAGCACCGTGTTGACCCCAATGTGCCGATCGAAGATGTAGCGGGAACTGTCAAAGACCTGATCACCGAGGGAAAGGTGCGCCATTTCGGTCTATCGGAGGCTGGCGCGGATACCATCCGTCGCGCTCATGCGGTGCAGCCTGTCACGGCATTGCAGAGTGAATATTCGCTTTGGACCCGCCAGCACGAGGCAAATATCATGCCCGTGGTGGAAGAGCTGGGGATTGGCTGGGTAGCCTATAGCCCGCTCGGCAAGGGCTTTCTGACCGGAGCGATCAAGTCTGCTTCCGAAATAAAGGATGGCGACTTCCGCAAAGCCCTGCCGCGCTATCAGCCAGAAGCAATGAAGAATAATCAGGCTGTGGTCGATCTCCTTAGCGAGATTGGCAGCGACAAGGGGGCAACACCGGCACAGATCGCCCTTGCCTGGGTCCTAGCCCGCAAGCCGTGGATCGTTCCAATTCCTGGTACGACGAAATTGCATCGCCTTGAAGAAAACCTGAAAGCCGCCGATATCGATCTCACCGAGGGTGATATGGAACGGATCAATTCTGCTGCTGCCATGGTTCAAGGCGGGCGCTACACAGACGCCATAGAAGCAACAACGGGCCTGTAAGCGCAAAAATGAAAGGAACCCGATCGCGTATATCGGTGATCGGGTCTTCCCCCCCTCTCGAGCGGATAAGGATGCCGTCATGACCCACAATGCCAGCAGACGCAGTTTTCTCGCGGCCGCAGCGTCCATCGGCCTTTCCGTGCCATTTCTTGTTGCCAATGCAAGAGCCCAACAAAGAGGGGAGCATAGTCGGATGCTTGTGGCTTGCTTCTCCCGCACAGGCAACACACGCACTGTTGCCGAACAGGTTCAACTGCTGACAGGCGCAGATCTTTTCGCGCTCAAGACCACCCATTCATACCCCGCAGAATACCGCGCTACCACCGATCAGGCCAAACGAGAACAACAAGAAGGCTTCCGCCCGCAGCTGACAGAACAGGTTGATAATATGGCGGACTACGACGTGGTCTTTGTCGGCTATCCCAACTGGTGGGGAACGATGCCGATGGCCTTCTTCTCCTTTCTTGAAGCTTATGATTTCGCAGGCAAGACCATCGTGCCGTTCTGCACCCATGAGGGTAGCCGATTGGGCCGCAGTGTGAGGGACATAGAAGCAATTTGCCCACAGTCCACGATTTTGGAAGGCCTATCCTTACGGGGAGCAAGCGACGGCTCGATTAGGACAGCTTCGGCCTCTGCACAGGAAGCCGTGCGGGATTGGGTCGCCGGTGTTGGAATTCAAGGCAAGCCAAGAGCGGGAGCTATGTCTCAGTGAACAGGCAATTGCTGCTTCGCCTCACTTTGGATTTCATCGCGACTGCGCTGTTCATACTGGCCCTTGCGTTTGAATGGTTTGGGTCCTTTGTTCACGAAATAATTGGCACGGTCTTTTTCGGATTGTTGGTTGCCCATATCACCTTCAACCGGCGTTGGTTTGCATCGCTCTCCAAAGCCACGCAGAATCGGCGTCGCTTCATTTCGACCGTAGTCAATCTGAGCCTTGCTGTGGCTGGCTCCGCTCTGTTGATCACGAGCCTTATGATCTCGCGAGATCTTTTCTGGTTTCTTGGGCTGAGCGGAGATTTTTTCGCCCGTCAAATCCATACACTCTGCGCTTACTGGGTGCTGGTCATCATTGGCGTGCATCTCGGCCTGCATTGGGTGATGATCATGGGTTTTGCAAGAAGCCTGTTTGGTATCTCGACACACAATGGGGCGAGAGCATTGCTGCTCAGGGCGTTCACTATTCTCGTTGCTATGTATGGTGTTTTTGCTTCCCTTGAAATGAATATCGGCTCCAAACTCGCTCTGATTTTCACTTTCAGCTACTGGGATTTTGATGCTAATTGGCTACGGTTTTTGGTCAACTACGGAACCATCATCACGCTGTACGCTGCGATGGGGCACTATGGGAACAAGACGTTCATTGGAAACAAGTCGAGGAAGCAAACTCGGCGCAATGAACCGCGTAGAATCTCAGGGGGGACAAGCTCCTGTATGGATTGATGTAACCGGAGACCGAGTTTCGCAATTCAGCACTTCGTTCGAATGGCCGCAATCGGAAAACTGGTTTCTTGGAAGTAGCCTCTGGCGAACGGCCGGATTGGGCCGAGAATTCCGAACATGGCCTTTGATGATTGCGGCTGGGGGATAATAGGCTGCGCCAAGCCAGTAAATGTCCTAACCTAATGTCAGCCTAACCATCGTC comes from uncultured Cohaesibacter sp. and encodes:
- a CDS encoding SDR family oxidoreductase gives rise to the protein MKDVTVVVGAGGIGQAIARRVSHDRQILVANHTQKSADAAAKVLEFAGFDVTVMEADISDRVAVQAVVAKAQELGSIKALVQAAGVSPSQAPIEQILKVDLYGTAILLEEFGKVIAPGGAGVVISSQSGYRMPALTAEQDALLATAPAEDLLELDFVKGVKDTLHAYQMSKRCNSLRVRGEAINWAKRNARVNAISSGIIVTPLAHDEHYGERADFYQSMLKKMPAGRAGTPDEVAALAAHIMGPEAGFITGSDFLIDGGATANFFYGPDS
- a CDS encoding zinc-dependent alcohol dehydrogenase family protein, translated to MLGTMLYGPGDVRYEEVPEPQIVHPTDAIIRLAATCVCGSDLWPYRGLNDVTAPMAMGHEYCGVVEAVGDAVSTVKPGDFVVGSFCLSDNTCPHCGHGFHSSCEQREFMTGAQAPMARVALADGTLVKTAGQPSEDLIPHLLAASDVLGTGWYAADAARVQPGSTVVVVGDGAVGLMGVMSAKQMGAGRIIAMSRHKSRQDLALEFGATDIVAERGDEGIAKIRELTAKIGADSVLECVGTEQSMKQAIACARPGSTVGFVGVPHGVKIDGQDLFFAQVGLMGGPAPVRRFLPDLMQLVIDRKIEPGKVFDLQIPIEDVAEGYKAMDERRAIKTLLRV
- a CDS encoding multidrug effflux MFS transporter; its protein translation is MTIDTNQQDRTHSTYAHIVFIIILSALMAFTSLSTDIYLPAMPIMAKELNGNAELTVTGFLIGFAIAQLVWGPISDSIGRRKPLFIGMLVFVVGSVGCALAQSMEQIIFWRVFQAFGACTGPMLSRAMIRDLYSRTQAAQMLSTLVMVMAVAPIIGPLLGGQIIHFSTWHAIFWLLAGIGLLMFLSIFKLPETLSKENAASSSLLSALRNYATLMKNREFMRYTLCVTFYYVAAYGFIIGSPFVYINFFGVNYQYYGYLFGLNVVGVMVVSYFNRFLLSRYSMDLLLKLSTAAAFLATVALSLAVYSGAASLIFVIVTVFVFFSLNGIIAATATAAALDELKTAGSASALIGSLQYGSGIISSLLLTVFRDGTPWPMAWIMTLFTFACMATVLFKPRQQD
- a CDS encoding NAD(P)H-binding protein — encoded protein: MTKILILGAAGQIARVTTGLFLETTNLELVLFARNARRLDGLANNDRVTIIDGDVMDGVKLEAAMAGVDVVYANLSGNMAAQARTIITAMHNARLKRLIFVSSMGIYGEVPGQSYSSVLDPYRDSALAIEASNLDYTIIRPEWLNNQDEIAYGTTVKGEPFKNPEAYVSRKSVGDLIVKCATVPGFGSHESFGVHKD
- a CDS encoding aldo/keto reductase, with translation MQGFNPTITLNNGVSMPAVGLGVYRSSPEDTGGAVKAALDAGYRMIDTAAAYGNEAEVGHAIRESDVARDDVFIQTKLWVSDYSYDGAVHGFERSMKKLGFDQLDLYLLHQPAPAEFERTVGAYKAAEKLMTDGRIRAIGVSNFSPAHIERLMAETDIVPAVNQVELHPFFTQKALIDFHKKHNIFTQAWSPIGGVHRYWREDAKPEEDPLTHPAIAALAQKYGKSPAQIILRWHLELGISIIPKSVKMARIIENFDIFDFTLTAEEVASIDALDTGKRGGPDPEHSDRKAFPFVIED
- a CDS encoding NAD(P)-dependent alcohol dehydrogenase, translated to MPTHIKAVGTTEAKKPLEVMDIVRRDLQPDDVQFQVLYCGICHSDLHQIHNDFGAGHFPMVPGHEIVGRVTAVGSDVKSFKVGDLAAVGCIVDSCGHCPACRHDLEQFCEGEEGTTLSFNTPDKYMGGMTYGGFSQTYVCKEQYTLHVPESLDLAAAAPLLCAGITVYSPLKHWGAGAGKTVGIVGIGGLGHVAIKIAKAMGAHVVVFTTSAAKVDDAKRLGAHEAVLSTDPEQMKAFVSKVDIIIDTVSAKHEINAYLNLLAIDGSLVLVGLPAAPLEVGAFNVVKGRRSFSGSNIGGIAETQEMLDFCAEHDIVADIELIKTDQINEAFERLEKNDVRYRFVIDMSTLR
- a CDS encoding LysR family transcriptional regulator, producing MKRDELGDLIAFLAVCEERSFTKAAARLGTSQSSLSHTVKRLEERLDLRLLTRTTRNVSPTEVGEKLAATLRPSLDSIENELRGLSVFRSRPAGLVRINSSRKAAIDILYPKLAPIMKEYPDIRIEISIDAKWTDIVEQRFDAGVRLGESVEKDMIAVRIGPELRMLVVGTPDYFAKHGHPKTPHDLTEHTCINLRLPTLGGLYPWEFEKDGKPLNVRVEGQFTSDDPDMIIQACRDGHGLCCLTDQHVEPYLKSGELVATLEDWSPPFPGYYLYYPSRRQASSAFAIVLDALRWRAR
- a CDS encoding aldo/keto reductase, whose protein sequence is MKQRKLGKLGPDISAIGLGCMGMSFSYGEIPPVKDMIKLIHQAHDLGVTFFDTAEIYGPYTNELLVGEALEPIRDTVVLATKFGFEIKEDGGWRGTNSRPENIRAACEGSLKRLRTDVIDLFYQHRVDPNVPIEDVAGTVKDLITEGKVRHFGLSEAGADTIRRAHAVQPVTALQSEYSLWTRQHEANIMPVVEELGIGWVAYSPLGKGFLTGAIKSASEIKDGDFRKALPRYQPEAMKNNQAVVDLLSEIGSDKGATPAQIALAWVLARKPWIVPIPGTTKLHRLEENLKAADIDLTEGDMERINSAAAMVQGGRYTDAIEATTGL
- a CDS encoding flavodoxin; translation: MTHNASRRSFLAAAASIGLSVPFLVANARAQQRGEHSRMLVACFSRTGNTRTVAEQVQLLTGADLFALKTTHSYPAEYRATTDQAKREQQEGFRPQLTEQVDNMADYDVVFVGYPNWWGTMPMAFFSFLEAYDFAGKTIVPFCTHEGSRLGRSVRDIEAICPQSTILEGLSLRGASDGSIRTASASAQEAVRDWVAGVGIQGKPRAGAMSQ
- a CDS encoding DUF4405 domain-containing protein; the encoded protein is MNRQLLLRLTLDFIATALFILALAFEWFGSFVHEIIGTVFFGLLVAHITFNRRWFASLSKATQNRRRFISTVVNLSLAVAGSALLITSLMISRDLFWFLGLSGDFFARQIHTLCAYWVLVIIGVHLGLHWVMIMGFARSLFGISTHNGARALLLRAFTILVAMYGVFASLEMNIGSKLALIFTFSYWDFDANWLRFLVNYGTIITLYAAMGHYGNKTFIGNKSRKQTRRNEPRRISGGTSSCMD